A single genomic interval of Ruminococcus sp. NK3A76 harbors:
- the ftsY gene encoding signal recognition particle-docking protein FtsY yields the protein MGFFEKLKAGLKKTKDSMMGKIERLLHSFTKIDDELFEELEETLILCDIGVNTSVAICEELRDRVKKQGITDPSLIKDMLKEVITDMLGEDQPLDLSTTPSVILVIGVNGAGKTTTIGKLSYQLSQQGKKVIVAAADTFRAAAIDQLEVWTQRAGVDIVKHNAGSDPAAVVYDALNAAKARNADIVICDTAGRLHNKKNLMDELRKIARIVHQQAEGCSLEVLLALDATTGQNAVNQARQFNEVADITGIILTKLDGTAKGGIIISITDELKIPVKLVTVGEKIEDIQPFVAKDFVNALFE from the coding sequence ATGGGATTTTTTGAAAAACTCAAAGCAGGACTAAAAAAGACCAAGGACTCTATGATGGGCAAGATAGAGCGCCTTCTTCATTCCTTTACCAAAATAGATGACGAGCTGTTCGAGGAACTCGAGGAGACACTTATCCTTTGCGATATAGGTGTCAATACCTCTGTCGCTATATGCGAGGAGCTCAGAGACCGTGTCAAGAAGCAGGGGATTACAGACCCTTCGCTTATCAAGGATATGCTCAAAGAGGTAATAACCGATATGCTCGGCGAGGATCAGCCTCTTGACCTTTCAACAACGCCTTCTGTAATACTTGTTATAGGCGTTAACGGTGCCGGAAAGACCACTACTATAGGTAAGCTCTCGTACCAGCTCTCTCAGCAGGGCAAAAAGGTCATCGTTGCAGCAGCAGATACTTTCCGTGCAGCAGCTATCGACCAGCTCGAAGTCTGGACACAGCGTGCAGGCGTTGATATAGTCAAGCATAATGCCGGCTCTGACCCTGCGGCTGTTGTGTATGATGCACTTAACGCTGCCAAGGCAAGAAATGCAGATATAGTTATCTGTGATACCGCCGGCAGACTTCATAATAAAAAGAACCTTATGGATGAGCTCAGAAAAATAGCAAGGATAGTTCATCAGCAGGCAGAAGGCTGCTCGCTCGAGGTGCTTCTGGCACTCGACGCCACAACAGGCCAGAACGCAGTCAACCAGGCAAGACAGTTCAATGAGGTCGCTGATATCACAGGTATTATCCTTACAAAGCTCGACGGTACAGCCAAGGGCGGTATCATAATCTCTATCACAGACGAACTGAAGATCCCTGTAAAGCTCGTTACAGTCGGCGAAAAGATCGAGGATATCCAGCCGTTTGTTGCAAAGGATTTTGTAAATGCACTTTTTGAATAA
- the rdgB gene encoding RdgB/HAM1 family non-canonical purine NTP pyrophosphatase: MMRLIIASSNKGKLREYSQLLSPLGYEVVSAKEAGFDVEVEETGTTFAENSALKARAIHELSGECVLADDSGLCVDALDGAPGIYSARFGGLSTDAERTALLLEKLKDVPDEKRGAHFMCTICFIYSDGRELAVEGRVYGTIAHTPSGSNGFGYDPVFLYDGVSFADVDSDVKNSVSHRANALKALLEQLDKGENV, translated from the coding sequence ATGATGAGACTTATTATAGCAAGCTCGAATAAGGGTAAGCTCAGAGAGTATTCTCAGCTGCTTTCTCCTCTCGGCTATGAGGTCGTCTCTGCAAAGGAGGCAGGCTTTGATGTCGAAGTCGAGGAAACAGGCACTACCTTTGCCGAAAACTCAGCACTTAAAGCAAGGGCTATCCATGAACTCAGCGGCGAGTGTGTTCTCGCTGACGACAGCGGTCTTTGCGTTGATGCTCTTGACGGGGCTCCGGGTATATATTCCGCACGCTTCGGCGGCCTTTCTACCGATGCTGAGCGTACTGCACTGCTTCTTGAAAAGCTCAAAGACGTTCCCGATGAAAAGCGTGGTGCTCACTTTATGTGTACTATCTGCTTTATCTATTCCGATGGCCGTGAGCTTGCAGTCGAGGGCAGGGTATACGGAACTATCGCCCACACTCCCTCCGGCAGTAACGGCTTTGGCTATGACCCTGTTTTCCTGTATGACGGTGTCAGCTTTGCCGATGTGGACAGCGATGTAAAAAACAGCGTGTCTCATAGAGCAAACGCTCTTAAGGCACTTCTTGAACAACTTGATAAAGGGGAAAATGTATGA
- a CDS encoding isochorismatase family protein: MDNVLLIINMQEYYVGKFRNKDLYNYDRKKLIDNINKRIEKYAPEEVFYVRTVAKGLFKSNMPNGKAAESDIVTGLKVVSKNMYTKSKPNAFLNDALGEFMRARNVKKVEICGVDGGNSVGASAVGGFEYDLYMIYNEACIGTMDTEKEKKFLEKLSQGKSEIINEV; this comes from the coding sequence ATGGATAACGTTTTGCTTATAATCAATATGCAGGAATACTATGTAGGTAAATTCAGAAATAAAGATCTGTATAACTACGACCGTAAAAAGCTCATTGATAATATCAATAAGCGTATAGAAAAGTATGCTCCTGAGGAAGTATTCTATGTAAGAACAGTTGCCAAGGGACTTTTCAAAAGCAATATGCCTAACGGCAAGGCTGCTGAGTCTGATATAGTTACAGGCCTTAAGGTCGTTTCAAAGAATATGTATACCAAGTCAAAGCCTAATGCTTTCCTTAATGACGCTCTCGGTGAGTTTATGAGAGCCCGTAATGTCAAGAAGGTCGAGATATGCGGCGTTGACGGCGGCAACTCTGTCGGTGCATCAGCAGTCGGCGGCTTTGAGTATGATCTGTATATGATCTATAACGAGGCCTGCATAGGTACTATGGATACTGAAAAGGAAAAGAAATTCCTTGAAAAGCTCTCGCAGGGAAAGAGCGAGATCATTAACGAGGTGTGA